In Candidatus Nealsonbacteria bacterium, the sequence CAATCCTTCCGGAAAATCCTCCATGGTTGCACCTTTCACAGCCTTTCGCCTCCCAAAGATAAAGAGGTTCTGAAAGTTTAATCTCTTCTTTTACTTTTTTTGAAAAACCTGCCACTTCCTTTAAAATTAAATTTTTAATTTCCTCTTTAGCTTTTATCTTTTTTTTACATTTGTCGCACAGCCTCTGAACTAACCTCTGAGCTACAGCTAAACTCAGAGTTGCTGGAATCAGAAAGGGCTGAACTCCTAAATCAAGTAGTCTTGGAATTACTCCTAAAGAATCATTAGTATGCAGGGTTGATAAAACAATATGGCCTGTTAGAGCAGCATGAGTAGCCAAAGAAGCAGTTTCTTCATCTCTAATCTCTCCTACCATAATAACGTCAGGGTCCTGCCTAAGAATAGACCTTAATCCATTGGCAAAACTGTAACCAATTTCCGGCCTAATTTGAGACTGATTAATCCCTTCTATAAAATACTCTACCGGGTCTTCAAGCGTGATAATATTCACGCTTTCTTTGTTTAGAATCTGTAATATTCCATATAAAGTTGTTGTTTTACCGCAGCCGGTTGGACCCGTAGCTAAAATCATCCCGAATGGTTTTTTAATTGCTCTCATGAGAATCTCTAAATTTCTTTTAGATAAGCCCAACCCTTCAAGCTTCTTCAAACCCATTGTTGGATCTAAAATTCTAATAGCCACTTTTTCTCCTAAAGTTGTTGGAAAGGTAGAAACTCTAAAGTCAATGTCCTTGTTGTCTATTATGGTTGAAAACCTACCATCTTGAGGAATTCTGGTTTCATCAAGTTTCAAATTAGATAAAACTTTAATTCTGGAAACTATAGCCTGATGGGCTCTGATTGGCAAAATAATCGAGGAATGCAAAGAGCCAAGTAATCTAAAACGTATTCTTAATTTTTCTTTTTCTGGCTCAATATGAACATCAGATGCTTTCCCTTCAACTGAATATCTCAAAATCACAGCCACCACTTTTGAAA encodes:
- a CDS encoding type II/IV secretion system protein, with product MSLLAKLVKKGLLEKEKAILLEKEIEASGKKEEEVLLEKKAVSEESLFNLKSQDLGIPLKEVDPKKVPLEILGLIPSETIQHYKIIVLAKKDNVLDVGMVYPEDLDAVEALKFLTRRGKFDYKIYLITPTTFNKILKQHRSLTQEVGEALEKLKEDLKVKKGPAPTAAEIERLIEETPISKVVAVILRYSVEGKASDVHIEPEKEKLRIRFRLLGSLHSSIILPIRAHQAIVSRIKVLSNLKLDETRIPQDGRFSTIIDNKDIDFRVSTFPTTLGEKVAIRILDPTMGLKKLEGLGLSKRNLEILMRAIKKPFGMILATGPTGCGKTTTLYGILQILNKESVNIITLEDPVEYFIEGINQSQIRPEIGYSFANGLRSILRQDPDVIMVGEIRDEETASLATHAALTGHIVLSTLHTNDSLGVIPRLLDLGVQPFLIPATLSLAVAQRLVQRLCDKCKKKIKAKEEIKNLILKEVAGFSKKVKEEIKLSEPLYLWEAKGCERCNHGGFSGRIGLFEVFEMTEEFAEIISKDISEKSLLKEAKRQSMTTMRQDGILKVLKGITTIEEVLRTT